Proteins from one Megalops cyprinoides isolate fMegCyp1 chromosome 11, fMegCyp1.pri, whole genome shotgun sequence genomic window:
- the si:dkey-229b18.3 gene encoding serine/arginine repetitive matrix protein 1 gives MAGDCTYNIHSTNDDTFGNKHLLDRKQELAVDSGICETTQDKTHTAALLSSYFEVIDGVLFRKKLERGSINYREVLDRDRQLNAIATFHQKRPGKRHHTLEDTYRFVSDKYWWEGMYFHIRQYVQDCQECQAPQRRQEVPARPCVSKTLTSHGNDVLRKLKGQWEEGLFCDITLKTRGRTFPAHRAVLAAVSEYFQEVFAEMASSSSPQSAIDLTGFSEESFLPLLEFSYTSTLSLKLENLMEISAMARHFRMWAVVEACKAIRMEQGGHGRGGVGTNCLRKEAGAGCGPSAGSVFPEFPDGRRYRSTVTAGTEGLHRKRKREWNSREEDPADESGSLRKRPALSRGHLLDESFKLILELSDESGTDTPSKSPARSLPKRGSPQSAEHPCSPVRRLKLMDFKSPSSKRKTSPRGVSASSAQRPVSPPHRQPVRALRSTPVPARAEPQRQPKAERSPADRGVRGAGTPSVTPSSYSPSCSTKSQRIVPEGSSAKQEQQEQQQQEEDLQSSNTLEKYRLLSVLGLQRKCLLPGPEDLTVRKQKKRLCKLKVSSYSLSSQRKPRAPAATASSRSSGGSSTASSSAASSSAMSSGTASSSTASSSTASSSGGPSCSLGDGKSTTFLDRVIKTEPPEPLSVEEMTVRRGGCLLVPAPPHGRNARSKAAAVPSERRELRRSVRGRDAPLTGLRVLRTRSVETGSRTTIRKSVRVKKEPSTVSIQSLALSTHRQRNHLKMKRGDPLDELTARVSRRAVRGQQYSGSRPVTQTATQQKSGTRGSDSKPIRVQREGRRTPQEETKGSRKAPGVGKRPVGRRNGSGSQVPVRSLQRPIKDEPADPVPVSVPPAPAMGKRQSRPPVKLLDPGFLFHFCRPVGAVKKEEETDVAICLTRSVSCGRSGVPRQGVRGGVREPLRSDRKQLRAKGGASGPPLKRRAAHCVTTRGRGMQDGPRKPALPRAVRVKAKGEVPKKLRGRLPLHSQRAALLESIRRARLKRLRGGRRRAAPLSSHTCLQCSATYRSCEALIMHRIRHVEGKHWPCPLCSKTFFRQRNVRDHIRTHDQKLYKCRVCLSAS, from the exons atgGCCGGCGATTGCACCTACAACATACACAGCACTAATGATGACACGTTTGGTAACAAACATTTGCTGGACAGAAAGCAGGAACTTGCAGTTGATTCCGGTATCTGCGAAACCACGCAGgataaaacacatacagcagCACTTCTATCGTCGTACTTCGAAGTAATCGATGGAGTGCTGTTCCGTAAAAAGTTGGAAAGGGGCTCCATCAACTACAGGGAGGTGCTGGACAGGGACCGGCAACTCAACGCAATCGCCACGTTCCACCAGAAGCGGCCAGGGAAGCGACACCACACCTTGGAGGACACGTACAGATTTGTATCAGATAAATACTGGTGGGAAG GGATGTATTTCCACATTCGACAGTATGTCCAGGATTGTCAAGAATGCCAAGCGCCGCAGAGGAGACAAGAG GTCCCTGCTAGGCCCTGCGTCTCCAAGACGCTGACCTCCCATGGCAACGACGTGCTCCGCAAGCTGAAGGGCCAGTGGGAGGAGGGGCtcttctgtgacatcactctgaAGACACGCGGCCGCACTTTCCCCGCCCACAGGGCCGTCCTGGCGGCCGTCAGTGAATACTTCCAAGAGGTCTTTGCCGAGATGGCTTCTTCCTCCAGTCCGCAGTCTGCCATCGACCTCACTG GTTTCAGCGAGGAGAGCTTCCTGCCCCTCCTGGAGTTCTCCTACACCTCCACACTGTCCCTGAAGCTGGAGAACCTGATGGAGATATCCGCTATGGCTCGTCACTTCCGCATGTGGGCCGTGGTGGAGGCCTGCAAGGCCATCCGGATGGAGCAGGGTGGCCACGGCAGGGGTGGTGTGGGTACAAACTGCTTGAGGAAGGAGGCCGGTGCCGGCTGTGGCCCATCAGCTGGTAGCGTCTTCCCCGAGTTCCCAGACGGCCGGCGGTACCGTTCCACAGTTACGGCCGGAACGGAGGGTTTGCACAGAAAGAGGAAACGGGAGTGGAATTCGAGGGAGGAGGATCCTGCGGATGAATCAGGCTCCCTCAGGAAACGTCCTGCGCTGAGCAGGGGGCACCTTCTGGATGAAAGCTTTAAACTGATCCTCGAGCTGTCCGACGAGTCGGGGACGGACACCCCGAGCAAGTCGCCCGCTCGCTCTTTGCCAAAGCGTGGAAGTCCCCAAAGCGCGGAGCACCCCTGCAGCCCCGTCCGCAGGCTGAAGCTGATGGACTTCAAGTCCCCGTCCAGCAAGAGGAAGACGTCCCCTCGCGGTGTGTCCGCCTCCTCGGCTCAGCGGCCTGTCTCTCCGCCTCACCGACAGCCCGTCCGAGCCCTGCGCTCCACCCCTGTCCCCGCCCGGGCGGAGCCACAGCGCCAGCCCAAAGCGGAGAGGTCCCCAGCAGACAGAGGTGTCAGGGGAGCCGGCACTCCCTCGGTCACCCCCTCCTCCTACTCCCCTTCCTGCTCCACAAAATCTCAGCGGATAGTCCCGGAGGGTAGTTCTGCcaagcaggagcagcaggagcagcagcagcaggaggaagaCCTGCAGAGCTCCAATACGCTGGAGAAGTACAGGCTGCTGAGCGTGCTCGGCCTGCAGAGGAAGTGCCTGCTGCCCGGCCCCGAGGATCTGACCGTCCGGAAGCAGAAGAAGCGCCTGTGCAAGCTGAAGGTCAGCAGCTACTCCCTCAGCTCCCAGCGGAAACCGCGAGCCCCTGCCGCCACcgccagcagcaggagcagcggcggcagcagcacCGCGAGCAGCAGCGCCGCGAGCAGCAGCGCCATGAGCAGTGGCACCGCGAGCAGCAGCACTGCGAGCAGCAGCACCGCCAGCAGCAGCGGCGGTCCGTCCTGTTCCCTGGGTGATGGAAAGAGCACCACGTTCCTGGACAGGGTGATAAAGACGGAGCCCCCGGAGCCACTCAGCGTAGAGGAGATGAcggtgaggaggggagggtgcCTTCTAGTGCCCGCGCCACCACATGGCAGGAACGCCCGCAGCAAGGCGGCCGCGGTGCCCTCAGAACGCAGGGAGCTCAGGCGCTCTGTCAGGGGCAGGGACGCACCCCTCACAGGCCTCCGCGTCCTCCGCACCAGGAGCGTGGAGACTGGTTCCCGCACGACAATTAGGAAATCCGTCCGGGTGAAGAAGGAGCCCAGTACCGTCTCGATCCAGTCCCTGGCCCTCTCCACACACCGTCAACGCAACCATCTCAAAATGAAGAGGGGTGACCCCCTGGACGAGCTGACAGCCAGGGTCAGCAGGAGGGCTGTCCGGGGTCAACAGTATAGTGGCAGCAGGCCCGTAActcaaacagcaacacagcagaaAAGTGGTACTAGGGGAAGTGACTCCAAGCCCATAAGGGTGCAGAGAGAAGGCAGACGCACTCCCCAGGAGGAGACGAAGGGGTCGAGAAAAGCGCCCGGAGTTGGGAAGCGCCCGGTTGGCAGAAGGAACGGCAGCGGCAGTCAGGTGCCTGTCCGAAGCCTGCAGAGGCCCATCAAAGATGAGCCGGCCGACCCCGTCCCCGTGTCCgtcccccctgcccccgccaTGGGCAAGCGTCAGAGCAGGCCCCCGGTGAAGCTGCTGGACCCCGGCTTCCTCTTCCACTTCTGCAGGCCCGTCGGCGCCgtgaagaaggaggaggagaccGACGTGGCCATCTGCCTGACCCGCTCCGTGTCGTGCGGCCGTTCGGGGGTCCCCCGGCAGGGGGTACGGGGGGGCGTCAGGGAGCCCCTCAGGTCCGACAGAAAGCAGCTGCGAGCCAAAGGCGGGGCCAGCGGGCCCCCGCTGAAGAGGAGGGCCGCGCACTGCGTCACGACGCGGGGGAGAGGAATGCAGGACGGCCCCCGCAAGCCCGCCTTGCCCAGAGCCGTGAGAGTGAAAGCGAAAGGGGAAGTTCCAAAG AAGCTGCGGGGGCGGCTGCCGCTGCACTCCCAGCGCGCGGCGCTCCTCGAGTCCATCCGCAGGGCGCGCCTTAAACGGCTCCGAGGGGGGCGCAGGCGCGCCGCCCCGCTGTCCTCGCACACCTGTCTCCAGTGCAGCGCCACCTACAGGAGCTGCGAGGCGCTGATCATGCACCGCATCCGCCACGTGGAGGGCAAGCACTGGCCCTGCCCC ctgtgCAGCAAGACCTTCTTCAGGCAGCGGAACGTGCGGGACCACATCCGCACGCACGATCAGAAGCTCTACAAATGCCGCGTCTGCCTCTCGGCCTCCTGA
- the LOC118785874 gene encoding cystatin-like: MAAADPTPAPPEATEDVDPNDPEVQACASFALESFSHFRQDPHLYSITNFYSVKRANIGGGQYDMDVEVTKAQTMTEEQAERDSSHTLTSPEAQVFRCQFVVLSVPWKNQRVLLRSTCTPVANSRTESQ; encoded by the exons ATGGCTGCCGCCGATCCCACACCCGCTCCTCCAGAGGCAACAGAGGACGTGGACCCAAACGATCCCGAGGTCCAGGCCTGCGCCAGTTTCGCCCTGGAGAGCTTCAGCCACTTCAGGCAGGACCCGCACCTGTACTCCATCACCAACTTCTACTCTGTCAAGAGAGCT aacATTGGCGGGGGCCAGTACGACATGGACGTGGAGGTGACAAAGGCTCAGACTATGACAGAGgagcaagcagagagagactccTCCCACACTCTGACCTCCCCGGAAGCTCAG GTGTTCCGGTGTCAGTTTGTGGTTCTGAGTGTTCCGTGGAAGAATCAACGGGTTCTACTCCGGAGCACGTGCACCCCTGTGGCCAACAGTAGAACAGAATCCCAGTGA
- the chaf1b gene encoding chromatin assembly factor 1 subunit B — protein MKVITCEIAWHNKEPVYSMDFQQCGEGRVNRLATAGVDSAVRIWKVEKGPDGKAVVEFLSNLARHTKAVNVVRFSPNSELLASGGDDAVILLWRLNDSKEPEQATFQEDEDAQLNKESWTVVKTLRGHIEDVYDISWTIDGNFMVSGSVDNTAIMWDVTKGQKMCIFNDHKSYVQGVTWDPLGRYITTLSCDRVMRVYSAQTRKKAYSISKMTSGSAAEGEVKNYRMFHDDSMRSFFRRLTFTPDGSFLLVPAGCVEAGENVTNTTYVFSRKNLKRPIAHLPCPAKATLAVRCCPVYFELRTRKGEDGSTQPLPNTFQLPYRLVFAIASEDSIFLYDTQQTFPFGYISNIHYHTLSDLTWSGDGSFLAVSSTDGYCSFVTFAPGELGTPLKERPSLEMLTPGSGPEKKGKKAAAVRNSSPVPRAVGSPSPVPQSESRSTTPLSSKTFNTPTTEDRKSSQGSKAKPQPRRITLNTLEGWSKPSAPKAPATPTSSPANLKAPTTPTAPSSTKAPATPTSSPANLTPKGPTPRRISLTPVSTGSTSSPRPFTTPSSSDKAKHERPSPPKDPVCKPPEPKRPKMEGAKAAGPAPNGQDSADPAGAQPSKELQDP, from the exons ATATGGAAGGTGGAGAAGGGACCAGATGGGAAGGCAGTCGTGGAGTTCCTTTCAAACCTGGCCAGGCACACCAAGGCCGTCAACGTGGTGCGCTTCTCCCCCAACTCCGAGCTCCTGGCATCGGGTGGAGATG ATGCTGTCATTCTGCTCTGGAGGCTTAACGACAGCAAAGAGCCGGAACAGGCCACGTTCCAGGAGGACGAGGACGCCCAGCTCAACAAGGAGAGCTGGACTGTGGTGAAAACGCTGCG GGGCCACATTGAGGACGTGTATGACATCTCCTGGACCATCGATGGGAATTTCATGGTGTCTGGATCAGTGGACAACACTGCCATCATGTGGGATGTGACTAAGG GTCAGAAgatgtgcattttcaatgacCACAAGAGCTATGTGCAGGGTGTGACCTGGGACCCTCTGGGACGCTACATTACCACACTTAGCTGTGACAG AGTGATGCGAGTGTACAGCGCTCAGACCAGGAAGAAGGCCTACAGCATCAGCAAAATGACCTCTGGATCTGCGGCAGAGGGAGAG GTGAAGAATTACCGAATGTTCCACGACGACAGCATGAGGTCCTTCTTCCGCCGCCTCACCTTCACCCCCGACGGCTCCTTCCTGCTCGTTCCAG cTGGCTGTGTGGAGGCCGGAGAGAACGTCACCAACACCACATACGTCTTTTCCAGGAAAAACTTAAAGAG gcCCATAGCACATCTCCCCTGCCCTGCTAAGGCCACGCTGGCTGTGCGCTGCTGCCCTGTCTACTTTGAGCTGAGGACCAGGAAAGGTGAAG ATGGCTCCACTCAGCCACTCCCCAACACCTTCCAGCTGCCCTATCGCCTGGTGTTTGCCATTGCCTCTGAGGACTCCATCTTCCTGTATGACACACAGCAGACCTTCCCTTTTGGCTACATTTCGAACATCCATTATCACACACTCAGCGACCTCACCTG GTCTGGGGACGGCTCCTTCCTGGCTGTGTCCTCCACTGACGGCTACTGCTCGTTCGTGACGTTCGCCCCAGGGGAGCTGGGGACCCCCCTGAAGGAGCGCCCCTCGCTGGAGATGCTGACGCCTGGGTCCGGCCctgagaagaaggggaagaaggCGGCGGCGGTCAGAAACAGCTCTCCGGTGCCCCGGGCC GTCGGCAGCCCCAGCCCTGTCCCGCAGAGCGAATCCCgctccaccacccccctctccaGCAAGACCTTCAACACTCCTACcacagaggacaggaagagCTCCCAGGGCTCGAAGGCCAAGCCCCAGCCCCGGAGGATCACGCTCAACACGCTGGAGGGCTGGAGCAAGCCCAGTGCCCCGAAAGCGCCCGCCACACCCACATCGTCTCCCGCCAATCTCAAGGCTCCGACCACGCCCACAGCTCCCTCCAGTACCAAGGCTCCGGCCACGCCCACATCATCCCCCGCCAACCTCACACCCAAGGGGCCGACTCCCAG GCGAATCTCTCTGACTCCTGTTTCTACTGGCTCAACAAGCTCGCCTCGGCCGTTCACCACGCCCTCCTCCTCAGACAAGGCCAAACACG AGAGGCCATCCCCTCCCAAGGACCCTGTGTGCAAACCCCCGGAGCCCAAGAGACCCAAGATGGAGGGAGCGAAAGCAGCAGGCCCCGCCCCTAACGGCCAGGACAGCGCGGACCCCGCGGGAGCCCAGCCCAGCAAGGAGCTCCAGGACCCCTGA